The Hydractinia symbiolongicarpus strain clone_291-10 chromosome 2, HSymV2.1, whole genome shotgun sequence genomic sequence GCTCTGTTGTTTTTCAGACGAAATGAGTTTGGCGATTTACCGGCCTATTTTGATACCAACAGTTGTGCAGAATTTCATTGGAAACCATTACATGAATTACTTATTAAGTATCATGCcttaataaacaatttaaacgaAGATACTGTGCGGCAACAAATGGAAAACGACAGCAAATTCAAGCGGGAAATGATTCTACAAAATCTTCATATCGTCACACAGTATTTTGATGCAAGGACTATAAATTACTTTGCCACAGTCAACAAGAAAGTGTTTCAATATAATGATAGTTGGTGGCGATATGAATTCGCTAAAGGTCGAGGTGAGATACATGGTCACGCAATTATATCGTCCTCTAAACACGCTCAAAAGGTCAAAACAATCATGGATGGATTGTCGAATGATGTACCTGACTCACAAGCATCCCAAACTGCTGCACAAGAACTTCAAAATTGGTTGCAAACCACAAATGAAGACAGTGATGACATTTTTTCACCCATATTTACTTCACTGCATCCTGCTGGGGGAAATGAAATTATAGATACCTCTGGAATTAGAACTTGGGTTCCAAACAAAAATCAATGGCCAACACCAGAAGGGAGTCAAGCTCCTCCAGACCATAACCCATTGGCGCAAGAACTTGCAGATGTCGCTAACCATGAAGGTGGTATAAGAGAGCAACATACTTATCTTGTTAATAGAATAGGTCTCCATAATTGTAATTCCAGTTGTTTGCGTTATCGTCGTAAGAATAATAAGGAAAAGGATACCGCTCCAAAAAAGTACTGTCGTTTTCATTTTGGTGATCTTGatccacaaaccaaaaaaacaagtggCAAAGAGATTCATCCTTTTCATGCTGTCATAACAAAAGGGGAACATCCTAGATATGAGGGACCACGCGATCATCCTCGCCTAATGATGCATGTTAAAACACGTCTGCTTAGTTGGCTAGCAAATTGTGACAGTCAAGTCATTATCGATCAGGATCTTCTGGCTCTTCAAAAATACATTGCTGGTTATGCTTGCAAGGGGGCAGCCTCAACTGAAGATTTGGTACATGTTTATCGGCATCTCATTGAAAACACTGCTGATGGAAGCACTGTTAAAAATTTGGCTCAACGACTACTTCAAAAAATTGCTGGTCTGGTAGATGTACCAGGTGCTGCGGCAGATTTTATTAATAGTGGTGGCCGTTTGACTAGATGTACCAGGAATTTTCGATACATTGGTATCAGTGGCTTCCGAGCATTGGATACGTCTGGTGAAGATGGAACCgttacaaagaatagcacattgGATAAATACTTGAGCGATAAGCGTAGAGAAACTGAGCCAGAAATATCATTATGGAACTGGAGCAAGAAATGTAATTGTACCTGCAAAGTAGATCACGTGCCAGTTTTTACAGGAATATCTACAAAACCTGTTTGGCCTGTTACTGAGGACTATGCAAAAGCTATGCTCGTTATATTTTCTGTTGGAACGTGGCATAATACTGAAGAATTGAAGGGACAACATGAGTCATTTGCTGCTGCTTTGGCTTCCTTTGTTCAAACTGAAAACTGTCCCCCTATATTAATAGATGCATTGAAGGAGGTTAAACAATCATTCGATAAAAAGAGTGAGAGAAAACAAAGTCACACTCGTGTAATCAATAATGAAACCGATAATCAGTCTTCATGTCAATCATCACAATATACAGATGCAAGTTCTCAAAGTTCCCAAAATTCAGTCATTGCACAAATGAACATAGGCAGAGCGATAATGAGAGATATTGCAAGGCATCACGTTGCTGATATCAATGAGCCGGATGTACAACAAGTTCTTCCCAATGGAGGGCCTACATTTGATTGGAATAATTATGCAATTCAAAGTTTTGGTAGTCAATGGCCAATTAATGCTGACACATGGTTACAATCTATATCTGAAGAAGCAGAAAGAAATGAATTGCATCTGGCTGATGATTGTACCTTACCCCAAATAAACATCTTAAATGCTAATGAATTACAGAGAACAGTCATTGGTATAAATCTTCAGCATTTATTGCAAGTTGCAAAAGGAACTTTGCCAACAGGTACCCAGCCATTACGTTTATTAATACAAGGAACAGCTGGTGTTGGGAAAACATTCATCATTACTGCGCTCACCAGAATCGTTCGGCGTATTTTTAAGCGAAATTCTGCTGTTATGAACTTGGCCCCAACTGGTGCAGCATCAGTCCTCATACCTAATGGTCGCACTATACATTCAATGACTCCACCACCACACAAACTgaaaaaagataagaatttaaattctgtccAGCTTTCTGACTATCCGTTGGGTGATGTATCTCTAAGAAAGCTGAGAAAGTATACAGGTATGCATGAAAACAATGAGctgaaattatttcaacttaATATTGATGAACGTAGCATGCAGTCGAAGCTTCTTGTGGCCTGGTGCAGCCAAAGATTATGCGAGGCTACGGGAGactttgataattattatggtGGTGTACCAGCTGTCAATTTCTTTGGTGACCTTGGTCAGCTTGGACCAATTCGTGCTTTGGATCTACATCAGCCACCAAAACACGATGATTCGACAATCAACTTTGCTGGCTATGCAATCTATCGCTCGTTTCAAGATGTTATTGTTCTTACAGAAACAATGCGTCAAGGCCCAGATCAGTTAGCTCTTTTGCAGCGACTTCTTAGAATACGTAATGGATCGATCACTCAACAAGACTGGCAAGATATAAATAGTCGTTACGAAGATGGTTTGCCACAAAccgaaaaatgtaacttttcgcATGGTCGCGTCCTTACATTGATGGAAACATGGAATGAAGTTAATGAGGAAAATCACAATAAATTAGCTAGCCTCGGTGTGCCTGTTGCTGTAATTCCATCAAGAGGCAGTGGTAAACACCACTCTTTGACTGATAAGCAACTGGGTCAAATACCGCTGAGATCTTTAATGGCAGTTGGTGCAACTGTAATACTCACTAAGAACCAAAAAGGTCTTACGGGCCTCGGTCTTAATAATGGTGCGATGGGAAAAGTAATTGCAATCCTTTATTCGCCAAATATGTCACCACCTGAATTTCCTATAGCTGTCATTGTCGATTTCCCAAATTATAAAGGCCCAATATGGATTCCAGAACATCCAACATGGATACCAATTACTGCTGTTGAAGGTCGATGTGAATCTAATTGTTGCAGCAGAAATGGCCTGCCATTGATGCCAGGATATGCGATAACAATTGCTAAAAGTCAGGGTATGTCGATTGGAGATGGTAAAACTGCCACCCACATGCGTATCAAGTTACAACAATCAATtcagatggaaaaaaataaccttggtaCAGCTTACACTGCATTTTCAAGATGCGAAAAAGAAAGGAATTGGGCACTTGTCGAGCCAATTACTCAAGAACGTCTCTTGTACGTTAATACACATCCTCGTATGAAAGCCAGACAAGAGGAAGAGCAACGACTGAAAGCATTATCGAATGAAACCATCAAAAAATTTGATATCACTATAGTAAAGTATATTAACTTGCTGAAAGACCTTGACGAGTTTTGCGATGATGATATTGAAGATGCAGTTTGTCCTTCACCATCTGCAGATTGCTCATGTATTATATGCACATCTCAATCATAATGATAATCACAACTGAAATTAACCTATGTTGCAGATaatatacattaaaaaacattgtatatgtTCATATATTTGTTGTGAAATCAATATGCgaagtaaaattttgatttagaaaataaacaaaataaaaaccgtctgaccatgaattcgtaattattggatgtaataagccgaagtcaaatacttgatttaatatcaatgtatagtaagctgtatccaagaatcatggtaaacatttttaattcaacagacagaatagttgtttctcaaaacaaccgtctgcccatgaattcgtaattattggatgtaataagccgaagtcaaaTACTTGATTATAATATCAATGtatagtaagctgtatccaagaatcatggtaaacatttttagttcgacagacagaatagttgtttctcaaaacaaccgtctgcccatgaattcgtaattattggatgtaataagccgaagtcaaaCACTTGATCTAATATCAATGTgtagtaagctgtatccaagaatcatggtaaacatttttagttcaacagacagaatagttgtttctcaaaacaaccgtctgcccatgaattcgtaattattggatgtaataagccgaagtcagatacttgatttaatatcaatgtatagtaagctgtatccaagaatcatggttaaaataaagtaaaaatactcTGCCTAACATCAGGCATCACGATGTGTGATTATTATCAACAAACTCAATTTAAAGGCAAATTAATCCTCGTTTTTTGTAAGAAGCCTAAGCATTTGTGTGCACTCAAAGTTTATTAAAGTTTTGATAATCAAATTTAAATTGTCCTTATTTAACactgaaaaatcttttatttacaaGGCTTTTTGTCTAAAATGCATGCTCATTAACACATACCAAGTCTTAAGTTACTGAAGGCCCTAATATAATCAAGTTTGTAACCTGACTTTTGGGTTGATTTACCTTCTTGTCTTTTTTCCTTCTAAGAAtgtaaaacaaaaggtttttaacATTAAGCTAAGTCAATTTAAAAGTGGGTCACTTCTTGGTTTCCTcccctttttttgtaaaattttatgtgTTAATAAAAGCATACAGTGTATGACATTCTAAAAATTTAGTTACATATATTGCGtatgtatatatacttaaaaTTATGCCAGGGGTTCATATAACTTAATTTATGGAAACGTTACTGAGAGAAAGCGTTTAAgccaaaaaagaaatgtttttttgcataaaatgaaatttaacaTTGTGATTGActttactaagtttcaagttttactaagttaacacaaaaattagatttgaactttttgtgtttattttgcaaaagtttttacAAATTAAGTATGATCCATCATTGAGTATGGTAACTATTGAAACCAATGTCAGTAAATCCTGAAATGTAAAATCTGACACTTTAATGTTCCTCAAAATGAGTATATTATGAAAAGATTTTATTATATGATAATTTTTAACTGGCCATGATGATACTTAAGATATCACACAGTCTTGATTTTAAACCacgaaggaaaaaaattaaaaattatgtgaGGACATTAAAGAGATATATCGGTGAGGATAGGTCCGGTTGTAAGGGGATGGAGGAGACCGGCAATTAATACCTTATAAAAAGGAATTGAATTTGCACTAAATATGTGAAAGTTAATGTATTTTGTAATTTGAATGATACTGTACAGTTTCAGTTCCTTTGTTGCTCTCTTTTGTCTTTTTCCTGTTTTCAGGTACTATAATAAACTTTCAAGGAATTTGTAGAAGACGTTAGCAAGTTTTTTCAAATTCTACTGGAAGATATAACATGGcagttattttaaatgaaaaacaatcAGATAAGTACctcttattaattaattttatatttaaatgtgtACTATACATAAAGGCGAGACCATTTTCATtgtgtaatgtaatttttaagttattttaacaattttgaaaccacaccctttttaaatttccttctgtataaaatttgacatgattatgtCATTGTACCACCAGTAAAATCTTTGCTAATTTTTCACATCAGTATTTTTCATGACTACTCTGTCACAGTTAGTTTGGACAGCCAAATGATCATGTCATTTGATTTTTTGACTGCTTAATTCATAATGCAGTTACTTTAGTACGAAAATTAACATTCTAGTTGTAAATCATTTAGGAAATTTCTTTACATTAACAATGGCAATTGATCACATATGAGAAAAAAGTAGAGGATGAGACATACTAGAGGATTTATTTGGTAAGCATATACTTTACAAGCTTTTTTCTGAAATCGTAGCATTAAGGGTGGGGAGTGGTAGAGCCTTAGTTCTAGCCTGTGTTTGGAAATTTGATTGttctaactttatttttaagagTTACACAATTTTCTAATCATCATAATCCTCAAATAATTCCCCTTGTTTATATCAGTTATTAGTATAGTATCTTACTGTTATAGGACCCCTCATAGTTGCTAGTGACAACAAGGTTGCAAAGTGAGAAaaatgattagaagtttaccaGTATTGCAGTTAATAGACAGATTGAACTTGTTTGTTAGGTCTACTTTTATACGGAAGCAGTAACGTCACGTAGAATTCAAATCAAGATTTTAAATTACCTGTGAAGCTACTTACGTTAAACGTCTTCTGGATACGTATGGCCGTATATAGTAGGCGAGATATGTTGCTACATTTACTTGTTATATAAAACCATTTGGCACTGAATATTTCCTTTGATATTGTTTTGTTCCATAGCATAGATTATTTGTGAGTTTAGTCAGTAAATTTTAGCTACCACAAGGGAATTAATTTAGCAAGCTTTTGTCCATTTGgcgaaaattcatttttttcttggtatttttgggaaaaattaataataaatatatatattagtatACATATAGAAAATTGTTCTGAAGTATTTCATTATATCGTCTGCACCAGACAGTTAGGGACcgttcacatattacgtaataaattttttataaatatccaAATAAATATCCAAATAAATATGTACAAAATTGACTACTGTATTTTTTTGTCACTATGTAGCACCTTGTAGATTTTTTGAccattctttaattttattattaaacattCATAAATAATAAGATTCTTTCTAAGCATCCGAAAATATATACAGTACACTCCCGATAACTCGAACGCCCAATAACTCGAACTTCCAGTAACTTGAACTGTTTTTGAATTCCCGTTGAACCTTCACTAATACTTTCTCACAAAAATCACTCGATAACTCGAACccccgataactcgaacatttGTTAAGTCGAACCTGGACAGAAATTcccccgataactcgaacttcagaggaaaaatgaaaacaatctcggtaaaaagtgactacttttctttcaataatataaattgttcttccaaagttgacaaaaacttttttctccTGTATTTTAATTGACAGAGAGAGACGTTACCGCTACAGTGAAACAGAGTCACATTAGAACTTTTTTCAGTGATGTATAACTATGACTGTATTCTTGTtagaatagaaaagaaaaaaaaattttaataactcGAACTATTTTCACTTATCGgccaaagttcgagttatcgaatGCCCCGGTAAGTCGAACATTCGAtaactcgaactatttttttggtcccttgaggttcgagttatcgggagTGTACTGTACTGATAATCTAGAAATAATTTGTGATGTTTTACAACtgatttatttgtgttttttagcaaatatagagaaaaaaatgGCGGCACAAATTAACTTAGAACTTGGTAAGTATATTATTGATTTTGTTACTATTAGtggtattaataaataaaaaaattatacctgttattatatattataccgTTTTTTATAGTTTCACTTTATGCTAAATTCGTGGAGCACAGGATACAACATCCTGGCTCCATGAATTATCGGTCGTTTGGCCGATGGCTAAAGCAGGGTGGGGTCGAGTGGACCAATGAAGAAGACCCCACCGAAACAGCTCCCAACATGGAATTGAGTAAGAAATCACTTTTCAtgtattcaaaattttgttaGGATCTAAAACTTTGGTATACCTTAGGTATTATCTATGTTACTTATTGTATTAacctttacattattttttctttaagtgCAAGTAtggacaaaatttttacagtacAGACTTAGACATAGCGGGTCAATGGACCTAGAAGTGTTTGGACGTTGGGTGCATAATGGCGGGGTTGAGTTTTGTGGTGGGCGACGGGATCGTGGTAGAAGTAGCAGTCGTGGTTGGAGACGCGGTCGTGGTGGGAGACGCGGTCGTGGTGGGCCGTATAAGCCAcaatattaaaatgtatttttattactAACCCTTTGTAAAACGAGGtgcacttttttttaataaaatatcctAAATTTAAAATGGGCCTAAATATTGCCAAAATTCAAACAATTGCTAAACTATTTTTCAGgctgaatttaaaataaatactttgaaaaaaacaacattttttccattgaaaaaaataaatactttgaaaaaaacaacattttttccattgaaATTAACtagataaacaaatattttgtctACCTTGTTTTACGAAGGGTTAGATGttattaaatttgttaattatCTTAACTCTATattgaagaatttttttattcccttgatagattcaaaattttaatgtcaactGATGGACACCATCATAAATTAAGCTATTCCAAAACGAATATCAAatgagatatatttttatccaccttgttgcgacgggtaaacgtaaaggacgggcgatcccgtggatttttacacgggcaggcgtcgtctgtctgttcgtgcctctgtttgtctttttgttacggaaatgtgatatataaaggatgggCGACCCCTTGTTTTTTCAAAGGGCTAccaactagtctctataataatagccgtcgtctggctgtgtgttcaaaagggttaccgcgtcctgttacggaaacacgaaatgtgatatataaaggacgggcgaccccgtggatttctccacgggttaacgactagtctctttaataatagccgtattttgtcggtCTGTCCGCGAGGAATacgtcgtgttacggaaacacgaaatgagtTACATAAAGGACGGACGACTCCGTGGAATCTTCCACGAGTAACcgactatctctttaataatagccgtcgtctgtctgtgtgtccgcgaaagccgcgtcctgttacggaaacacgaaatgcgatatataaaggacgggcgaccccgtggatttttccacgggttaacgactagtctctattataatagccgtattttgtctgtgtgttcaaaagggtgaccgcgtcccgtaacggaaacacgaaatgtgatatataaaggacgggcgaccccgtggatttttccacgggctaacgactagtctctttttaataatagcagtattctgtctgtctctacGCAAGATGGTAACCACAGTAGCATGACATGAAATGCAGTATATAGCTAAAGGACGGGTAAACTAATTGCCTACCCTTTTCATGCCTTTTCTTATGCtgttgcctgtgcctcccatgccttgcttacccctgccttgctgtttCCTATTCCAGTTTCCCTGCCTGCCTTTGTCGTGTCTTTGAATTGCCGTCCTTCCTATGTCTttcctggtgcctgcctactatgcccttgcctgtgccttccatgccttgcctacccctgccatgCTGATTCCTTGCcatccttcctatgcctttcctggtgcctgcctactatgccgtTGCCTGTGCCTTCCATGTCTTGCCTACCCCCCTGCCTTGCCGATTCCCTGCCTGCCTTaggccgtgccctttccttgccgtgcttaatgcctttgccttggcaacctctccgcaacactttctatactggttTCTCATGACTACGGAAAAATCACAAGATAAATTGggcaattatatatttttttgttttcaagaccgttgctgaaaattttacgacgagataaaaataaatatttaccgCATTGTAAAATTTCGTTGATGTAatcttcattttcatcatcGGACAAAGAATCGTCCGTAAACAACCAATCTAGGTCGCTGTCGCTATCTGAAATATCTGAATACATTAAaaccactttaaaaaacactagctttttaaataaattttcgtgtTTAAGAAACCCTGTCGTCTTagttcgtctcaattcgtctccgtgattttaccgcagcgtcttaattcgtctcaattcgtctccgtgattttaccgcagcgtcttaattcgtctcaattcgtctccgtgattttaccgcagcgtctcaattcgtctcaattcgtcttaaaatattttgttccactttttttattctgagaCGAATTGACAAAATATCGTCTCCTGATATTTATGAGACGATTTTTAAATCGTCTCAATTTCAATTAAGAACAAAACGagacgaattttttttaactttttcgtcTTATAGCGTCTCGTTAATGGGACGAAATTTGTGGACGATCCCTAATGAGATTTCGGAATTAGGATATatactgtctttatttttttatcacagaGGAGCAAATTGGACTTTAAACTCCCGTTTTCAGTTGTAAAGCCTAAAGAAAATGCTAAAAAGAAGAGGCTTATTTGAGAGTTTTGCAggttttctttaaatttgtctACTTTTGTTTATGTGTCAACATCATATTTTGAGGCTCGCTGGTTTTGCTTTAGCAAAACTATATAAAGTTCCAAAACATGCCAAATCCAAAGcgactttaaatttcacaaattgTAACCTAATGCAAGATCCAAAGGGCTGGGATTTAATTTTGATatctaaatgtaaacaaaaatgtaaGTCTGTCAAAGAAGccctttttaacattttttgcttGCTTTGCCACTAAGAACAGTGGGTTCAAAGTGCAACTTGCCTCACCACAATAGAAATTAAGGATGGAATCCTAATTTTGAAATTATGTATTTACTCATTAAAAACCATACTCCTTATTACATGCACTCAAAATTAGTTTTagcaatagatagatagatagatagatgtgcatattttacatggctagcctcacaaatatcgagggatataccctgtctattatttccaggaggggccatggcgtagatggagagtcctagagtatttaatgctcattttgagctacgcagacccaattagagcccgcgctctactagacaactcccggcaacatccaacggcccacacagtgtgccatcttcccaatttttcacatggcttgggttaacccggggctatggtaacattcactcgcccatgttgaatcgccgtcaagaggaatcgaaccctggtctcccgcacagagtacgagagctataaccactaatctaccgGCGCCAATGCCACAATCACCAAACTAGAGGAGGTTCTAAAataggttcacacttccctttgTCAACAAAAGCCTTCTCGTTTAGAGCTGCAGAAGTGTGAagtaatcttccagaccaagtgacctgtaatGGAAGTCAGCTCTCATTTGTCAAATTCCAATGAAGAtcactttaaaatttttgttttaaattctttttgtttttcaatttttacaaattataaaatatgttactatgtttgatttaGCCGAGGCAGTCtaatgtttatcatttttttgttcttgcagTGGCCCCCTGAACTCACAAAACTCACAAAACCCTTAAGAGAtgtaattataacaaaagagaaACGACTGCCGCCACGCAAAGTTGTGACAGCGTGTAcgtggtagattacattcagactgtactgtatataAGCGAAACAATCTTCTCAACTATatactttgttttcttttggatCAAATACATAAGTTTCTTGTTGAGGAATTATTTAGTATGGAtaaaattgttctccaaggtGTATTATAAAAAGCGTCAACAAATGATCCTGTTTCTGAATCCTAATGCAAATCCTGGTATATATACCAGGATTGCAAGATCCTGCGCTTAGCGGTTTTTCTTGACTGTAATTCATATTCAAAAgtcaaactttttaaacattaGGACTACTGGCCAGTGGTTAAGTGATCAACGATGATGTTTAAACGTCATGGTcaagaaattttctttttaatttgttttcaatcTTCTGGGTAAAACTTTGTCTATTTAGGAACCCAGGGTTAAATTTTGAGCCTAATTTACTCATTGATAAATTTAGATGCATCAATGTAAACAAAAGTGTGCAGTAAAGTTTGCTTATTTTTAACTTCCAAAtcggaaagtttttttttacagaagGGAGTCATTAAAAACTTAGATGAGTTGCAAATTGGTACAAAGTTTGGTATATGTGTGTGCAACCTAACAGGCAAGAAAAAGAAGGACTACACAGGCCAAATCATCTATATTCTatataatttatagattttCAAGAATGCAAAATTGAAAATGCACTGGAATTGTTTTTTCTTAACTATTATATCATCTATTCAACAGACAGactttatatattttcatgttaatctttttttgcttaattttttcaGTCGTTgcagtctgttgtttatatttttgtctgTACAAATGCATGCACATACCCATTGTTTTTAATGCAAAATCTTCCTAGGTCCAAAAAATAATCTTCCTAGGTCTAGTTTGATCACATACGTACTCTTAAAGAGATTTCGGGTAATTTGGAAGCTGGAATTATTTACTGTATGAGAAAAAACTTTGGGGGGACATTTTCTTACCTAAGGGCTTGCCAGGTTTTTTGTACACTAGGGcagaaatatgaacaaaaaaccTTGTTGTCAGTGATGaatccaaatatgccactcattttACTT encodes the following:
- the LOC130630396 gene encoding uncharacterized protein LOC130630396 → MAAQINLELVSLYAKFVEHRIQHPGSMNYRSFGRWLKQGGVEWTNEEDPTETAPNMELMQVWTKFLQYRLRHSGSMDLEVFGRWVHNGGVEFCGGRRDRGRSSSRGWRRGRGGRRGRGGPYKPQY